The following coding sequences lie in one Lysobacterales bacterium genomic window:
- the frr gene encoding ribosome recycling factor: MIATIKTEAESRMKKLIESLRGDLAKLRTGRASTALVEHLKVNYYGSDMPLNQCAAVAVVDSRSLTITPWEKQMVAPIEKAIMTSDLGLTPNTAGTVIRINLPPLTEQRRKELAKHVSHEGENCKVAIRGARRDAMHEVKELLKDKQISEDEERKAEQDVQKLTDKHVAEVDHVCKVKEQELMSL, from the coding sequence ATGATCGCGACCATCAAGACCGAAGCCGAAAGCCGCATGAAGAAGCTGATCGAGTCGCTGCGCGGCGACCTCGCCAAGCTGCGCACCGGGCGCGCCAGCACCGCACTGGTCGAACATCTGAAGGTGAACTACTACGGTTCGGACATGCCGCTGAATCAGTGTGCCGCAGTGGCCGTGGTCGACTCGCGCTCGCTCACCATCACCCCATGGGAGAAGCAGATGGTGGCGCCGATCGAAAAGGCGATCATGACCTCCGACCTCGGCCTGACCCCGAACACCGCCGGCACCGTGATCCGCATCAACCTGCCGCCGCTCACCGAGCAGCGACGCAAGGAACTGGCCAAGCACGTCTCCCACGAAGGCGAGAACTGCAAGGTCGCGATCCGCGGCGCGCGCCGCGACGCCATGCACGAGGTCAAGGAATTGCTCAAGGACAAGCAGATCAGCGAGGACGAGGAGCGCAAGGCCGAGCAGGACGTGCAGAAGCTCACCGACAAGCATGTCGCCGAGGTGGACCACGTCTGCAAGGTCAAGGAACAGGAACTGATGTCGCTGTAA
- the pyrH gene encoding UMP kinase has protein sequence MTDAPIRYSRILLKLSGEALLGEEPYGIDPKVLGRLADEIIEVVRAGVQVGVVIGGGNIFRGAGLAATGMDRVTGDHMGMLATVMNALAMQDAIEKRGVVARVMSAIKINEVCEDYIRRRAIRHLEKSRVALFAAGTGNPFFTTDSAAALRAVEVGAELLLKGTKVDGVYSADPNKDAAATRFDTLSYEDVITRNLGVMDTAAIALCRDHGMPLRIYDMKRPGNLMRIVRGEPIGTLVTRGG, from the coding sequence ATGACTGACGCGCCGATCCGCTATTCCCGCATCCTGCTCAAGCTCAGCGGTGAAGCACTGCTTGGCGAGGAACCCTATGGCATCGACCCGAAGGTGCTTGGTCGGCTCGCCGACGAAATCATCGAAGTCGTCCGCGCTGGCGTCCAGGTCGGCGTGGTGATCGGCGGCGGCAACATCTTCCGCGGCGCCGGCCTCGCCGCCACCGGCATGGACCGGGTCACCGGCGACCACATGGGCATGCTGGCCACGGTAATGAACGCGCTGGCAATGCAGGATGCGATCGAGAAGCGCGGCGTCGTGGCGCGGGTGATGAGCGCGATCAAGATCAACGAAGTGTGCGAGGACTACATTCGTCGTCGCGCCATCCGCCATCTCGAAAAGAGCCGTGTCGCCCTGTTCGCGGCCGGCACCGGCAACCCGTTCTTCACTACCGACTCGGCCGCCGCCCTGCGCGCAGTCGAGGTCGGCGCCGAACTGCTGCTCAAGGGCACCAAGGTCGACGGCGTCTACAGCGCCGATCCGAACAAGGACGCCGCCGCGACCCGCTTTGACACGCTGAGCTACGAGGACGTGATCACGCGCAACCTCGGCGTCATGGACACCGCCGCCATCGCGCTGTGCCGCGACCACGGCATGCCGCTGCGCATTTACGACATGAAGCGACCGGGCAACCTGATGCGCATCGTGCGCGGCGAACCAATCGGCACCCTGGTCACGCGCGGCGGATGA
- the uppS gene encoding di-trans,poly-cis-decaprenylcistransferase, whose protein sequence is MSIIDPAISVQRLPRHVAIVMDGNGRWAAARHRPRSFGHHEGVKAVRASVEACIRRHVPTLTLFAFSSENWKRPEDEVGTLMELFMKAMDREVDELVANGVRLRFIGERAAFAAPIRERMDRCEARTPATTRLHLNIAANYGGRWDIVQAARSIARDVANGELAIDRVDESVFDAYTCLADLPPLDLFIRTGGETRISNLLLWQLAYAELWFSDVLWPDFDASTLDAALADYARRERRFGGTGAAAGPRA, encoded by the coding sequence ATGAGCATCATCGACCCGGCGATCAGCGTCCAGCGCCTGCCCCGGCATGTCGCCATCGTCATGGATGGCAACGGCCGCTGGGCCGCAGCCCGGCATCGCCCGCGCAGTTTCGGCCACCACGAAGGCGTCAAGGCCGTGCGCGCCAGCGTCGAGGCCTGCATCCGTCGCCATGTCCCGACGCTGACCCTGTTCGCATTTTCGAGCGAGAACTGGAAGCGGCCCGAAGACGAAGTCGGCACGCTGATGGAGCTGTTCATGAAAGCGATGGACCGCGAGGTCGACGAACTGGTCGCCAACGGCGTCCGTCTGCGCTTCATCGGCGAGCGAGCGGCGTTTGCCGCACCCATCCGCGAGCGCATGGATCGCTGCGAAGCTCGAACCCCGGCGACGACGCGGCTGCATCTGAACATCGCCGCCAACTACGGCGGTCGCTGGGATATCGTACAGGCGGCGCGCAGCATCGCCCGTGATGTCGCGAATGGCGAGCTGGCCATCGACCGCGTCGACGAGTCGGTATTCGATGCCTACACCTGCCTCGCCGACCTGCCACCGCTGGATCTGTTCATCCGCACCGGCGGCGAAACCCGCATCAGCAATTTACTGTTGTGGCAACTGGCCTACGCCGAACTCTGGTTCAGCGATGTACTGTGGCCCGACTTCGACGCCAGCACCCTCGACGCCGCACTGGCCGACTACGCGCGCCGCGAGCGTCGCTTCGGTGGCACCGGCGCCGCAGCGGGACCGCGCGCTTGA
- a CDS encoding elongation factor Ts — MEITASMVKELRERSGVGMMECKKALTENGGSIDSAMEWLRKQGLAKADKKAGRIAAEGRISMAAGAGRAVMVEINSETDFVAKDENFVRFCELVAQAALASGASDVETLKGVAAEGGSIEELRSALVLKLGENIQLRRMVALASDGNIGAYVHGGRIGVLVDLKGGNVELARGVAMHVAAMNPPYNKSSDVPADFVAKEKEIELAKMSDKDKAKPAEILEKIIGGKVAKILNDNTLYGQPYVVDTNMTVEAALKAAKADVVAYHRIAVGEGIEKVVEDYAAEVMKQAGLA, encoded by the coding sequence ATGGAAATCACCGCAAGCATGGTCAAGGAACTGCGCGAGCGTTCCGGCGTCGGCATGATGGAGTGCAAGAAGGCGCTGACCGAAAACGGCGGCAGCATCGATTCGGCGATGGAATGGCTGCGCAAGCAGGGTCTGGCCAAGGCCGACAAGAAAGCCGGGCGCATCGCCGCCGAAGGTCGCATCTCGATGGCCGCCGGTGCCGGCCGCGCGGTCATGGTCGAGATCAATTCCGAAACCGACTTCGTCGCCAAGGACGAGAACTTCGTGCGTTTTTGCGAACTGGTGGCGCAAGCCGCGCTTGCCTCCGGCGCCAGCGATGTCGAGACGCTCAAGGGCGTCGCGGCGGAAGGCGGCAGCATCGAAGAACTGCGCTCGGCGCTGGTGCTGAAGCTGGGCGAGAACATCCAGCTGCGACGCATGGTCGCGTTGGCCTCGGACGGCAACATCGGCGCCTACGTGCATGGTGGCCGCATCGGCGTGCTGGTTGACTTGAAGGGTGGCAACGTCGAACTGGCGCGCGGCGTGGCCATGCACGTGGCCGCGATGAATCCGCCCTACAACAAGTCGAGCGACGTCCCGGCCGACTTCGTCGCCAAGGAAAAGGAAATCGAACTGGCGAAGATGTCGGACAAGGACAAAGCCAAGCCGGCCGAGATCCTGGAGAAGATCATTGGCGGCAAGGTTGCCAAGATCCTCAATGACAACACGCTGTATGGCCAGCCCTATGTCGTCGACACCAACATGACGGTCGAAGCGGCACTCAAGGCTGCCAAGGCCGACGTCGTCGCCTACCACCGCATCGCGGTCGGCGAAGGCATCGAGAAGGTGGTCGAGGACTACGCCGCCGAAGTGATGAAACAGGCCGGTCTGGCCTGA
- a CDS encoding phosphatidate cytidylyltransferase produces the protein MRERALTAVVLAPAAIAGVLMLPPVWFASALGLLFLIGVWEWSQLAGWQSPFARALLLAAHIALGVSVWFASDLARMQTVWCGVAFWLLAPWWLRHYHFGEQARKRSLAIKTMACALAIVPAWCAAILLDERAGGPLWLLFVLLLVWCADSCAYFAGRRFGTTKLAPSISPGKTTAGVYGALAGCALFALAFGHFALEVPASNLLVFVALCIVTVVFSIIGDLLESLIKRHSHAKDSGTLFPGHGGALDRFDSLFAALPIFVAGRQVLGL, from the coding sequence CTGCGCGAGCGCGCGCTGACCGCGGTGGTGCTGGCGCCAGCGGCGATCGCCGGAGTGCTGATGCTGCCACCAGTGTGGTTCGCATCCGCGCTCGGCTTGTTGTTCCTGATCGGCGTCTGGGAGTGGAGCCAACTGGCGGGCTGGCAGTCGCCGTTCGCACGCGCGTTGTTGCTCGCGGCCCACATCGCGCTCGGCGTCAGCGTCTGGTTTGCGAGCGACCTGGCGCGCATGCAGACGGTCTGGTGCGGCGTCGCATTCTGGTTGCTCGCGCCGTGGTGGCTGCGTCATTACCACTTCGGCGAACAGGCGCGGAAGCGCTCACTCGCAATCAAGACCATGGCCTGCGCACTGGCCATAGTGCCGGCGTGGTGCGCGGCGATTCTGCTCGACGAGCGCGCCGGCGGGCCGCTGTGGCTGCTGTTCGTGCTGTTGCTGGTCTGGTGCGCAGACTCCTGCGCCTACTTCGCCGGGCGCCGCTTCGGCACCACCAAGCTGGCGCCCAGCATCAGTCCGGGCAAGACCACCGCTGGCGTCTACGGCGCCCTCGCCGGCTGCGCGTTGTTCGCCCTCGCCTTCGGCCATTTCGCCCTGGAGGTACCGGCATCGAACCTGCTCGTGTTCGTCGCACTGTGCATCGTCACCGTAGTCTTCTCGATCATCGGCGATCTGCTCGAGAGCCTGATCAAGCGCCATTCGCATGCGAAAGACTCGGGCACGCTGTTTCCCGGCCATGGCGGCGCGCTCGACCGCTTCGATTCGCTGTTCGCGGCACTGCCGATCTTCGTCGCCGGGCGCCAAGTCCTCGGGCTATGA
- the rseP gene encoding RIP metalloprotease RseP → MIEVVGSLFWYVVTIGLLVTFHEFGHFWVARRCGVKVHRFSIGFGKPLWSRFGRDGTEYVLAAIPLGGYVSMLDERAEEVPPEQMGAALNRKPIWQKIAVAAAGPAANVLLALLVFWIMFMVGKPDYQPVLGTTTGMAAEAGLKSGMRVTAIDGEAVDAWSAVGRAVFEAALYRRDAKLSTRDAEGDESAHTLRLSAIGHDVADEVLWERIGLHRVQSALVGQIVAEGAGAAAGLQPGDLVLRVDGESIADFEGLRAALQRHAGDGEVALLVERDHDELTLLAKPRAELEAGKTVYRLGVGPGDRYDHIRIHGPLAAVPEAIREAWDVSTKSLQFLKDMVLGALSTKHLSGPITIAQVANLSASEGLPWFLGFLGAVSLGLAILNLLPIPILDGGHILYYLIELIKGSPVSDRGLVAGQYVGLVMLAGLIGLAFFNDLSGFFR, encoded by the coding sequence ATGATTGAAGTCGTCGGTTCGCTGTTCTGGTACGTCGTCACCATCGGCCTGCTGGTGACCTTTCACGAGTTTGGCCATTTCTGGGTGGCGCGTCGCTGCGGCGTGAAGGTGCACCGATTCTCGATTGGCTTCGGCAAACCGCTGTGGTCGCGCTTCGGCCGCGACGGCACCGAATACGTGCTCGCCGCGATTCCGCTCGGAGGCTACGTCTCGATGCTCGACGAACGCGCCGAGGAAGTGCCACCGGAACAAATGGGCGCAGCGCTCAACCGCAAACCGATCTGGCAGAAGATCGCCGTCGCCGCAGCCGGCCCGGCCGCCAATGTGCTGCTGGCGCTGCTGGTGTTCTGGATCATGTTCATGGTCGGCAAGCCCGACTACCAGCCGGTCCTGGGCACGACCACCGGCATGGCGGCGGAAGCTGGTCTGAAATCGGGCATGCGGGTCACCGCCATCGACGGCGAGGCGGTGGACGCATGGTCAGCAGTGGGACGCGCCGTGTTCGAAGCTGCACTCTATCGCCGCGACGCGAAACTGAGCACGCGCGATGCCGAAGGCGACGAAAGCGCGCATACGCTGCGCCTCAGCGCAATCGGCCACGACGTCGCCGACGAGGTACTGTGGGAACGGATCGGCCTGCATCGCGTGCAATCGGCATTGGTCGGCCAGATCGTTGCTGAAGGAGCTGGTGCAGCTGCTGGATTGCAACCCGGCGATCTGGTGCTGCGCGTCGATGGCGAGTCGATCGCGGATTTTGAGGGCCTGCGCGCGGCCTTGCAGCGCCACGCTGGCGACGGTGAAGTCGCGCTGCTGGTCGAACGCGACCACGATGAGTTGACGTTGCTCGCCAAGCCACGCGCCGAGCTGGAAGCCGGCAAGACCGTCTACCGTCTCGGCGTCGGCCCGGGCGACCGCTACGACCACATCCGCATCCACGGACCGCTGGCCGCGGTTCCGGAAGCCATCCGTGAGGCCTGGGATGTGTCCACCAAGTCGCTGCAATTCCTGAAAGACATGGTGCTCGGCGCGCTATCGACCAAACACCTGTCCGGCCCTATCACCATCGCCCAGGTCGCGAATCTCAGCGCCAGCGAGGGGCTGCCGTGGTTCCTCGGATTCCTCGGCGCGGTTTCGCTGGGCCTGGCGATCCTGAACCTGCTGCCGATCCCGATCTTGGACGGGGGTCATATCCTGTATTACCTTATCGAGCTGATCAAAGGCAGTCCGGTCAGCGATCGCGGGCTGGTCGCTGGCCAATACGTCGGTCTGGTGATGCTGGCCGGACTGATCGGACTGGCCTTCTTCAACGACCTTTCCGGATTTTTCCGCTGA
- a CDS encoding 1-deoxy-D-xylulose-5-phosphate reductoisomerase gives MKYVAILGATGSIGASTLDVIARHPQHFRAAALSAHRDVPALVELCARFRPEVAVIADPTLLDALAQSLRERGLSTQPMAGADALDAIAADVRFDTVVAAIVGAAGLASTLAAAAAGKRLLLANKEAVVMSGELLVRTASAHGATIIPLDSEHNAIFQCLPRGYARDPVALGITRLILTASGGPFRGWTRKQLRDVSVAQACAHPRWKMGRKISVDSATLMNKGLEVIEAQRLFGIDPEKIEVLVHAQSVVHSLVEYADGSQLAQLGSPDMRTPIAHALAWPQRIGAGVSRLDLAAIAQLDFELPDPIAFPCLGHAHAALRAGGSAPIVLNAANEVAVAGFLAGRIGFLDIERVIDHGLQHSVNEAADTLAHIIEVDRAARAAAVGLLQDWKA, from the coding sequence ATGAAGTACGTCGCCATCCTCGGTGCGACCGGCTCGATCGGCGCCAGCACGCTCGATGTCATCGCCCGTCATCCGCAGCACTTCCGCGCCGCGGCGCTGAGCGCCCACCGCGACGTGCCCGCGCTGGTGGAGTTGTGTGCACGATTCCGGCCCGAGGTGGCAGTGATCGCCGACCCGACGCTGCTCGATGCACTCGCCCAGTCGCTGCGCGAACGCGGGCTTTCTACCCAGCCGATGGCGGGCGCCGACGCGCTCGACGCGATTGCCGCCGACGTGCGCTTCGACACTGTGGTCGCCGCCATCGTCGGGGCCGCCGGTCTGGCTTCGACGCTCGCAGCCGCTGCCGCGGGCAAACGCCTGCTGCTCGCGAACAAGGAAGCGGTGGTGATGTCGGGCGAACTGCTGGTGCGCACCGCCAGCGCCCACGGCGCGACCATCATTCCGCTCGACAGCGAACACAACGCCATCTTCCAATGCCTGCCGCGCGGCTATGCGCGCGACCCGGTGGCGCTCGGCATCACGCGACTGATCCTGACCGCTTCCGGCGGCCCGTTCCGAGGTTGGACGCGGAAGCAACTGCGCGATGTATCCGTGGCCCAGGCCTGCGCCCACCCGCGCTGGAAGATGGGCCGCAAGATCTCGGTCGACTCGGCAACGCTGATGAACAAGGGCCTCGAAGTGATCGAAGCCCAGCGTCTGTTCGGCATCGACCCGGAGAAGATCGAGGTGCTGGTGCATGCGCAGAGCGTCGTGCATTCGCTGGTCGAATACGCCGACGGCTCGCAACTGGCGCAGCTCGGGTCACCGGACATGCGCACGCCGATCGCGCACGCATTGGCCTGGCCGCAGCGCATCGGCGCCGGCGTCTCCCGACTCGATCTGGCGGCGATCGCCCAACTCGACTTCGAACTACCCGACCCGATCGCCTTTCCCTGCCTCGGCCATGCCCACGCGGCGTTGCGCGCCGGCGGCAGCGCACCGATCGTGCTGAACGCGGCCAACGAAGTCGCCGTCGCCGGGTTCCTTGCCGGCCGCATCGGCTTTCTCGACATCGAGCGCGTGATCGACCACGGCCTTCAGCATTCTGTTAACGAAGCCGCCGATACACTCGCACACATCATCGAAGTCGATCGCGCCGCGCGTGCCGCTGCCGTCGGCCTGCTGCAGGATTGGAAGGCATGA
- a CDS encoding GNAT family N-acetyltransferase, whose protein sequence is MSDAVRLRPARPADASALAAFARASFAETYAPSHDAARIQTHCQTVLADAAVHAWLTDPAQSLLLAEDAGQLVGFVQWQRAPAPLPARHAVEVKRLYVAARAHGRGLGRRLLDAVRATAITDRADLLWLCVYAGNARALRFYSSYGFTEIGRVPYTFVDQTEDDLALGLRLADAPP, encoded by the coding sequence ATGAGCGACGCCGTCCGCCTGCGCCCCGCGCGGCCCGCCGACGCGTCGGCGCTGGCCGCGTTCGCGCGCGCCAGCTTTGCCGAAACCTACGCGCCAAGCCACGACGCGGCCCGCATCCAGACCCACTGCCAGACCGTACTCGCGGATGCCGCCGTGCACGCATGGCTGACCGATCCTGCGCAGTCCTTGCTGCTGGCCGAGGATGCCGGGCAGCTGGTCGGATTCGTGCAGTGGCAGCGCGCGCCGGCACCGCTGCCGGCGCGCCATGCGGTGGAGGTCAAGCGCCTGTACGTCGCCGCACGCGCCCATGGCCGCGGTCTCGGGCGGCGCCTGCTCGATGCCGTGCGTGCCACGGCCATCACCGACCGGGCCGACCTGCTCTGGCTCTGCGTCTACGCCGGCAATGCGCGCGCGCTGCGCTTTTATTCCAGCTACGGCTTCACCGAAATCGGGCGCGTGCCCTATACCTTCGTCGACCAGACCGAAGACGATCTGGCGCTGGGCTTGCGGCTGGCGGACGCGCCGCCCTGA
- the bamA gene encoding outer membrane protein assembly factor BamA: MKRIAALVLVASLCAQNAAAFDSFVVSDIRLEGLTRIPAGTVFSALPIEKGDAINQARASEAVRALFKTGFFNDIELSRQGDILVVKLAERPAISKLEITGNKDIKTEDLMKGLREIGLTEGETFNRLELDRLTQELVRQYNNRGKYNVSIKPEVENLDRNRVAIKITVSEGKAAKIRHLNIVGNDAFADEDIIEDFESSSSNWLSWYKRDDQYSREKLSGDMEKLASYYQDRGYVDFAVESTQVSITPDRKELFITANVREGEIYKLTDIKLTGDLVVNEDVLRRFVSSKTGDTYSRGKLERAAEGMTRVLSNIGYAFAEVTPVPTVDREKREVAVTFFVNPGKRAYVRRINFIGNQRTQDEVLRREMRQLEGAWFSQVAIDRSKARLQRLGYFKEVTVETPKVPGSEDQVDVNFTVEEQSAGSFQFGVGYSEVQGVITSVSLTQRNFLGSGNTVGTTIQNNSYTKRFDFNFFDPYFTDDGLSIGYNLSLRELDQGDANLAAYTSDTASGEVLFGLPLTEVDTLSLSLGIDKNDITTVDGSTPASLIQNLVDELGDRARSTYSYVCDGPDTDTDGAGPDTDTDANRICDDGIGPYRQWTINTWSMQAGWQRDSRNKFFAPTRGTYQRIGAEIALPGSDLEYYKIGYEIGRYFPLWGDYALLAKAELGYGDGYGDTDALPFYQNFYAGGVRSVRGFEDNTLGPSETSSVNSTYRQPLGGAFKTVGSLEMIIPTPMTKGDSDTAQLSAFLDVGNVFRDFDAFDADELRASAGLSLKWQAPVGPIVINIATPIKKQDGDRTEGIQFSFGQQF, from the coding sequence ATGAAACGTATTGCTGCGCTGGTCCTGGTTGCTTCGTTGTGCGCGCAGAATGCCGCCGCCTTCGATTCCTTCGTGGTTTCCGACATTCGCCTGGAAGGACTGACGCGCATCCCCGCGGGCACCGTGTTCAGCGCCCTGCCGATCGAGAAAGGGGACGCGATCAACCAGGCCCGCGCCTCGGAAGCGGTGCGCGCCTTGTTCAAGACCGGTTTCTTCAACGACATCGAACTGAGCCGCCAGGGCGACATCCTGGTGGTCAAGCTGGCCGAGCGACCGGCCATCTCCAAGCTCGAGATCACTGGCAACAAGGACATCAAGACCGAAGACCTGATGAAGGGCCTGCGCGAGATCGGCCTGACCGAAGGCGAGACCTTCAACCGTCTCGAACTTGACCGTCTCACCCAGGAACTGGTGCGCCAGTACAACAACCGTGGCAAGTACAACGTCAGCATCAAGCCGGAGGTCGAGAATCTCGACCGCAACCGCGTCGCCATCAAGATCACCGTGAGCGAAGGCAAGGCGGCCAAGATCCGCCACCTGAACATCGTCGGCAATGATGCCTTCGCCGACGAGGACATCATCGAGGACTTCGAGTCCAGTTCCTCGAACTGGCTCAGCTGGTACAAGCGCGACGACCAGTATTCGCGAGAGAAGCTCTCCGGCGACATGGAGAAGCTCGCGTCCTACTACCAGGACCGCGGCTACGTCGACTTCGCGGTCGAATCGACCCAGGTCTCGATCACCCCGGACCGCAAGGAGCTGTTCATCACCGCCAATGTCCGCGAAGGCGAGATCTACAAGCTCACCGACATCAAGCTGACCGGCGACCTGGTGGTCAACGAAGATGTTCTGCGCCGTTTCGTTTCCTCGAAAACCGGTGACACGTATTCGCGCGGCAAGCTCGAACGCGCTGCCGAGGGCATGACCCGCGTGCTCTCGAACATCGGCTACGCCTTCGCCGAAGTGACCCCGGTACCAACGGTTGATCGCGAGAAGCGCGAAGTCGCAGTCACCTTCTTCGTCAACCCGGGCAAGCGCGCCTACGTGCGCCGCATCAACTTCATCGGCAACCAGCGCACCCAGGACGAAGTGCTGCGGCGCGAAATGCGCCAGCTCGAGGGCGCGTGGTTTTCGCAGGTCGCGATCGACCGCTCCAAGGCCCGCCTGCAGCGCCTCGGCTACTTCAAGGAAGTCACCGTCGAAACGCCGAAGGTGCCGGGCAGCGAGGATCAGGTCGACGTCAACTTCACGGTCGAGGAACAGAGCGCCGGCAGCTTCCAGTTCGGCGTCGGCTATTCCGAGGTTCAGGGCGTCATCACTTCGGTCTCGCTGACCCAACGCAACTTCCTTGGCAGCGGCAATACCGTCGGCACCACGATCCAGAACAATTCCTACACCAAGCGCTTCGACTTCAACTTCTTCGATCCCTATTTCACCGATGACGGCCTCAGCATCGGCTACAACTTGAGCCTGCGCGAACTCGACCAGGGTGACGCCAATCTTGCCGCCTACACCTCGGACACCGCCTCCGGTGAAGTGCTGTTCGGGCTGCCGCTGACCGAAGTCGACACGCTGTCGCTGTCGCTCGGCATCGACAAGAACGACATCACCACGGTCGATGGCTCGACCCCGGCCTCGCTGATCCAGAACCTGGTCGACGAACTCGGCGACCGCGCGCGCAGCACCTACAGCTATGTTTGCGACGGTCCCGACACCGACACCGACGGTGCTGGCCCCGATACCGACACCGATGCCAACCGGATCTGTGATGACGGCATCGGCCCCTACCGCCAGTGGACGATCAATACCTGGTCGATGCAGGCCGGCTGGCAGCGCGACTCGCGCAACAAGTTCTTCGCGCCGACCCGCGGCACCTACCAGCGCATCGGTGCCGAGATCGCATTGCCGGGTTCGGACCTCGAGTACTACAAGATCGGCTACGAAATCGGCCGCTACTTCCCGCTGTGGGGCGACTACGCGCTGCTGGCCAAGGCCGAACTCGGCTACGGAGACGGCTATGGCGACACCGATGCGCTGCCGTTCTATCAGAACTTCTACGCCGGTGGCGTACGCTCGGTGCGCGGCTTCGAGGACAACACCCTCGGTCCGAGCGAGACTTCGAGCGTCAATTCCACCTACCGGCAACCGCTCGGCGGCGCCTTCAAGACCGTCGGCTCGCTGGAGATGATCATCCCGACGCCGATGACCAAGGGCGATTCGGACACCGCGCAGCTGTCGGCCTTCCTCGACGTCGGCAACGTCTTCCGCGATTTCGACGCGTTCGATGCGGATGAATTGCGTGCCTCGGCCGGTCTGTCGCTGAAATGGCAGGCCCCGGTCGGACCGATCGTGATCAACATCGCCACACCGATCAAGAAGCAGGACGGCGACCGCACCGAGGGCATCCAGTTCTCGTTCGGGCAGCAGTTCTGA